The sequence TTGTTCAAAAGGAGAACGTAATCTGATTTTAAAGTTTCAATAGCGTACCTAATACCTATGTTGTTTCCTTCAGCAAATCCATAATTTTCATCGTTTTTTATTAGTATCAACCTTCTGTTAGGTGGAAGGTTAAGATCATCCTCTTCTGAATGACTTGACTTTCCAGAAACATCACCATGAGCATTGAATGTTTTAGGAGCTGTTTTTTCAGAGCTTATTTCCTTGTTGGTGTAACTTTTAATGGTTACGGGTTTGTTGGCACTGCTGTATCTGAAGAATTTGGACTCAACAGGGATCTTACCCTCACAGTACAATTCTATTTTACTCAAAGATTCATCCTTTGAATCATTATCTATTAATATCACATTGTAATCATGATATTCGATACGATAAAGAGATTCTAAGCATTCTATTGTATCCTTCCAGCCATTCCAGTTGATTATTATAATTGAAACAGTACCGTTCATATTTTTTTCCACCGCATCAGGTGTTGAAGTTTATCTGGTTTTTATCTTGTTTGTACATGCCTTTTTTGAAGATTTTTTCAAAGAATTGGAACTGCCTACTTTTCAATCCTCTTGTACAATTTCATGGTTTTATCTTTGAGCCAGGGTAATCTTGCCTGAACATTCAAAGGATAGATGGTTACCCATTTCCCCATTGTTGTGAAAATAGCATTATAATTATTTCTATGCTTCTTTAAAAGTTTTTTCAAGCTTATCTCATATTTATCTGAAAGTGAATCTCCAGGGGATCTGTGGTAAAGGTTGGATGGAATAACATAAACATTGTAACCCCTCTTTTTAATGCTCAGGCTGTAATCAACACTGTATAAATGCCAGTCGTCACAAACTGCCTCATCAAATTTGAGAATTTCAAATACACTCCGTGGAATGATAAAAAGACATTCATCAAGGGTTTGCACTTCCACTGGAGAGTTGATAACCCTTTCAGATACTCTTTCAGGTGGAATGTCATGGGTGATGTTACTGGTCACATCTTCATCCCACTTGGCTATGCCTGCAACCCCTGCAATACCAAGGTTTTCCAGAGAATCCAGGGTTTTTTCAGTGTCTTCAAGCCAT is a genomic window of Methanobacterium congolense containing:
- a CDS encoding glycosyltransferase → MISIVCVYNNEEVLNDFLIKSLKNQSVNYELILMDNTTGNFSSAASALNKGGKKAKGKYIMFVHQDIDLESSEWLEDTEKTLDSLENLGIAGVAGIAKWDEDVTSNITHDIPPERVSERVINSPVEVQTLDECLFIIPRSVFEILKFDEAVCDDWHLYSVDYSLSIKKRGYNVYVIPSNLYHRSPGDSLSDKYEISLKKLLKKHRNNYNAIFTTMGKWVTIYPLNVQARLPWLKDKTMKLYKRIEK